DNA from Cutibacterium acnes:
ATCACCCCGATCTGGTTCGCGTTCATCGGATCGATGTACTTCGTGCACCACCGCCACGAACAGCGTAAAGAGGCGCTGCGCTAATTTTTACCGTCACCCCAGCGCCGCAGGCACGCCACATGCTCGCCAGGCCGGGGCTCGGGGATTTTTACGTGAACCGAGGTGACGCGGTTGACTGCGCACTGCAACATGCTGGCTCGACCACCTCAGTGCCCCGTTACACATCGGCCAACACCTGCGCGAAAATTTCATGGGCATGTTCGCACAGACAGCCGTGAATCCTCCTTGGATTACCATTATCCTGCCCTGACCATATATCAAATCCGTCGCACGTAAACCCACCGGTGTTACACTGCAATAAATCGCGTCGCGGCAAGTTGAGTCATCGTCGATTCAGCCTCATCGCGCGCCCCTGATCTTGGTGATCGTTTTTAGGAGACGATTGATATGACTGGTTTTAACCAGATTCCAGATAGGGAGCGGTACCCGCACGCATTGGCGTCAAACGAGCACCGCGGCTTGACTGCACAGGAACCTGAATCGTCGCCATCCAGCCCCCACCCAGAGGCCCATCTGCATCGCAACCTGAACAACCGTCACATTCAGCTCATCGCCATCGGTGGGGCTATCGGAACCGGACTGTTCCTAGGCTCTGGCAAAGCCATCCGCGCCGCCGGCCCTAGCATCATCGTGTCGTACCTCATCATCGGTACCATGCTTTATTTCGTCGTCAGGGCTATGGGCGAGTTGCTCATGTATAACCTCGACTACAAGAGTTTCCAAGACTTCGCAGCTGACCTGATCGGCCCTTGGGCTGGATTCTTTCTGGGGTGGACGTATTGGCTTTGTTGGATCGTCACCGGTATGGCTGAGCTCATTGGAATTACAACCTATTGGGACTTCTGGGTTAAGAATAGAGGGACTGCAGCTCTGCTCGCAGCCGCCACATTGTTTCTCCTACTCTGTTTAAATCTGCTCACCGTAAGGATGTTTGGAGAGTTAGAATTCTGGTTTGCGCTCATCAAGATCATCGCGATTATTTCCCTCATCGTCCTCGCCATCGTGCTGGCGGTCATGAAGTTCCAGTTTCCGTCGGGAAGCATGGCATCCGTGGCCAACCTGTGGAACCGTGGCGGCTTCATGCCCAACGGCTGGAGTGGGTTCTTCGCTGGTTTTCAGATGGCAGCATTCGCGTTTGTGGGAATCGAGCTCATCGGGACCACCGCCGCCGAGACACGGGATCCCGAGAAGACCCTGCCTCGGGCTATCAGCGCCGTCCCCGCTCGAATCCTCATCTTTTATGTCGGTGCCCTGCTCGCGATCATGACTGCCGTTCCGTGGGACGAGGTCCGGGCAGATTCCTCCCCGTTCGTGCAGGTTCTCGGGCTAGTTGGATTCGCTGGTGCAGCTAGCGTGATGAATTTCGTCGTCCTGACATCGGCAGCCTCGTCGTCTAACTCTGGGATTTACTCCATCTCAAGAATGCTTTTCGGACTCGCTCACAAGCGCATGGCGCCGAAGGTGTTCGGCGGACTCAGTAAGAACGGCGTCCCCCGCTGGGGCCTCGTCATCACTGTCCTGGTCCTGAGCACGGCACTACTCCTAGCCGCATCAGAGTCGTTTGTCGAGGCATTCACCCTCGTGACGACAATTTCGTCGGTACTATTCATCTTCGTCTGGAGCATGATCGTCATCAGCTACATGAAATACCGCAGGGTTGCTCCCGCAGCCCATGCTGCATCGAAGTACCCCATGCCTGGAGGTCGCGGCATGTGCTGGGCCGTGTTGGTGTTCTTCGTGTTCGTCCTCGTGTTGCTGGCCCAGGAAGCCGACACTGCGCGAGCTCTGGCCCTCACACCAATATGGTTTGTCATCCTCGGCGTCGGCTGGTTCTTCGACCGCCACCACGCTACCCATGACGACGTAGGCACCGACGAGGCCCATCCGAAGGGAGATAGCTAAGTGACGATAATCGTCAGGCACGGTTCCACCTGAACGCCGTGCCTGCGCCGCAGTTCTCTACTACCGACCCTCAATCCTCAGGTTTTACTTTTCTATCCCCTACTCGCCGCTTCTCAGCCAATGTCCCCAGCCTTTCTCCGAAGCGACCCGACCCTACTCAACCCGGCCCCGCACCGGGCCAACCCGGTGCTTCGCTATTTCTGACAGTTCACAGGAGTTATGACACATGCCACGTTGTCCATCGCCTTCTCACGCCATTATTGATCTGTCTGCCATCGCTGCGAACCTCGCCGTCGTGAGGAAACGCGCAGGCGACCGAAAGGTCCTCTTTGCCGTCAAGGCCGACGCCTATGGGCATGGGGCAGTGGAAGTCTCGCGCTATGTCGAAAAACACCGGTATGCCGACTGGCTCGCCGTCGCCACGGTCGCTGAAGGCCAAGAGCTGGTTGAAGCCGGCATCACCCTGCCCATACTCAAACTCTCCCCCGCCGATCCTTGGGACATGGATGCAGCCATTACGTCCGGGATTCGTCTCACCGTGGTGGATTTCGACACCCTGGAGGCGGTAAGCAAAGCCGCTGTACGACTAGGAATCACTGCCAAGATTCATATCGCTGTTGATAGCGGCATGGGACGCATCGGGCTGCGTCCTGAATGCCTTGCTGAACTCACTGCTGCCGCTGACCGCGCCAAAGGCGTCGAAGTCGAAGGCGTCTTCACTCACCTGCCCATTAGCGATGTGCCGGAGGGGGCGGAGTTCACCCGCCGCGAGATCGACACTTTCATGACTGCTGTCTCGCTGATAGAAACACATCGTGGGCCGTTCCCCCTTGTGCACCTGGCCAATTCCGGCGCCATCCTCGGGCACGATCTGGGGAAAACCTCCATGGTGCGCGCCGGCATCGTTGGGTACGGATACGATCCCAACCCTCACGCCGACCGTGCCGACCTACACCCTGCCCTGTCCTGGATCAGCCACGTCACCTTCGTTAAAACTGTCAGTGTGGGGGATACCATCGGCTACGGCAGAACATGGACAGCCAGCGAAACGACAAAAATCGCCACCGTCCCAGTCGGTTACGCCGACGGACTGTCCCGAGGACTGTCAAATAAAGGACACGTTCTCATTAGAGGGTCCGTTCATCCCATCGTCGGTCGGATCTGCATGGACCAATTCATGGTCGATCTTGGCCCCGATTCGAACGTCACGGTGGGAGATGAGGTGGTGCTCATTGGAACCCAGGAGGACGAAACTCTGACCGCTGATGACATGGCCGAACTCCTCGGAACCATTAGCTACGAGATCACTTGCGCCATTTCCAAACGCGTGGATCGGTACTGGGTCGGGCAGTGACGAGCCCAAGCTCGTCATCGCGCAATGGCTGGAAGAGAGTATTGCCCAACCTCGTATTACTAAATTCCCCGATTCGGTTGGGAACCGATCACGTGAGGGCCCGGACCATGCTCCGATCGGGAGAAATCGTCACCGGGTTGCTGCTCTCCCGAACCGGACAGGACGTGTGAGGAGAGCAGCGCTGGTTACTCACTCGAAGTGGTAGTGCTTCACGACCTTGTCGATGCATTCGCGAGCCATCTGCGCGACAGGCATCTCGCAAAAGACCCGCAGGAGAGGCTCGGTGCCAGAAAACCGAACAATGATCCACCCACCGTTGGCGAAATAGACCTTCACCCCGTCCATGTCGCTGATGTGATCGACCTCTAGGCCGAAGTCGGGCAGATCCTTGTCCTGGTAGATACGCCTCTTGAGGTACTCCTTGTCCTCAGGGGCGAAGGAGAAGTCGTCCTCCACCATCTCTAGCCGACCGTAACGCTCCTCGATGTCGGCGTAGATCTGCGAAAGCTTCTTACCCCGCTTGGCGATCATTTCCACCAGCAGGGTGCCAGCATAGACACCATCCTTGCCTGCAATATGCCCCTGGACGGTCAAACCACCGGAGGACTCACCACCGATGACGGCGTTGGTCTCGGCCATCTTGGACGACACCCACTTAAATCCGACCGGTACCTCGTAACAGGTCTGCCCGTGGGCCTCGGCGACACGGTCAAGCAGGTGGGTCGTCGCGAGGTTACGCACGCAGGGCCCCTGCCATCCCTTGTCCTCCAGAAGGTAGGTGTACAGCAATACGAGGATCTGGTTGGGATGCAAGAAATGCCCCTGGTCATCAATGATACCGAGGCGGTCTGCGTCACCATCAGTGGCAATGCCGATATCGGCTCCACGCTCGACAACCTCCTGGGCCAGAGTCTGGAGGGTTCGCGAATTCGGAGAAGGAAGGCGCCCACCAAAGAGGGTGTCGCGACGCTCGTGAATGGTATCGACGTCGCAACGGGCCGTCATAAGGATGGTCTGGAGGCAGGTGCGGGAAACGCCAAACATGGGGTCGAGGACGACCTTGAGGTGGGCGTGGCGGATGGCCTCCAGATCGACATGATCAAGGATCGCGTCGATGTACCAGTTCATTGATGTCTGCACCTCAATTACACCGTCACGAAGGGCATCAGTGCGGTGCACGCGCCTAATGTCCTTTGGGCTGATGGAATTGGCGCGGTGCTGAATGGGTTCAGTGATCTCGACCTTGGCATCACGGCCACCCTCCGTGAACACCTTGAGACCGTTATAAGTGGCAGGGTTGTGGGAGGCGGTCACCGCCATACCGTAGGCACAGCCGAGGTCCCGAACGGTCCACATGATCATCGGGGTCGGAGCAGGCCGGTCGATGATTCTCACGACGATGTCGTTACCGGCGAGTACCTCCGCTGCCCACCAAGCGAATTCCGGGGAAAGGAAGCGCTGGTCGTATCCGATGACGACAGGGCGATGTTCCTGATTTTCGTCGTGTATACGGTCGGCAAGCGCCTGAGCGACCCGCTCAACATTTAAGCGAGTAAACGTGTCCGCGATGATGGCTCGCCAGCCGCCGGTGCCAAATTCAATTTCGTCCGCCATGGCTCACAGGTTAGGTCGAAAAAGCCTTCATGGTTCGTAAAACCCAGCCCCATGGCAACTGCGCTCATCGCTCCTGCGCGATAGCAGGAATACGATGAGCGGGCTGCCGAACGGAATCAGTCCAGGCGCCGGGCGGAGGGCCCCGGACGTGTGACCACGGTAACGGCCTGTCCAGCCTCCTCCGAGTACTCGTCGCGGTACTTACCGAGCCACGTACTAGCGAACTCCGGAGCCTCGGCATTAGGCACGAGAGCCCACACCGAGCCACCGAAACCTGCCCCGAACGAGGTGGCCCCAGTCGCTCCAAGTTCGCGAGCGATGCGCGCGAGAGCCGATGTCTGTGGCACTTGATTGCCAAGAAGGTCCTCGGCCGCGCGTTGCGACTCGTCAGCCATTCGACCGAATCTTTCAAGGTCACCACACGCCAGTGCTTTCGACGCCTCAGGAATGATGCTTTCAGACTCGGTAAGGAAGTGATCGAGGCGCCGAGTGAGATCGGCGCGATCGCTCACCACCTCGTGCAACTTCTCAGCATTAGGGTCGGCCACTAGGGCATCCCCGAGGACAGCGTCCTCACGACCTGTGGTCGAATTCCACCGTTCGATGATCTCGCGCGTCGCCAACGATGCCGCGTTGTAAAGATCACGAGCAGCTCCGGTCTTCTCGGCCGCGACCCCGGAAACGATGACGACAAAGGACATGTCTTCAGGGAATGGGACCCGTTGCTGCAATCGAATCGGGCAGAAGCGAAATTGACCGAGCTGCCCGTCCTTACTGCACACCATTGCGGTGTGGTCCTCTGAACCGCCAAAAGTGCCCACACCTGCGGCCCCTACCAGGTTCTTGAAAGTCATACCGTTCTCATGACAGGCCAGATACCCAGCCAGATCGGCATCGTCGGTGATGTTGTCCTGCCAGGTGCGGGTATCAGGCAGCCCATTGAAATCAGCCAGGCCCAACACGATCGCGCTGACGAGGGCAGAGGAAGAACTCATCCCACTGGCTAACGGCAGGTCAGAAGTGAGCCGAATCCTGGCGGGGGCCAAATCACCGAAATTTGCCGCCAAACGGTCAACAACGGCTTGTGCGTACCTACCCCAGTGACCAGCCGGCAATTTTGGATCATGACCCGCGGCTAAGGACAGCTCACCGGGAGCGGCGTCCGTCGACACCGTTATCCCACTGTCACCCGGCTCGATTGAAATCGTCACCCCGCGATCCACGGCGGCCACCAGTGTGGACCCGCCAGCGTAGTCAGTGTGCTTGCCGAGAACCTCTATCCGTCCCGGAACGAACCAGCGTGTCACAGTTTCACCTCACGGCTGCTGAGAGCCTCCACTACAGACGTAATGTCGCCGCGGTTCGACATGTCGAGAACTCCCGACTCGACCGGAACGACATCAAAATGCTCGCCATGCTCCACCATCCAGCGCACTGCATCGACAATCTCGTATTCCCCGCGCTCCGACTTGTCGATCGAGCGGCACGCCTCGAAGATTCTCGGGGTAAGAAGGAAACAGTTCATCGATACCAGCGCAGTCTCTCCGGCAGCATCAACGATGTGGGGGTCCGGCTTCTCGATGATATCCGTAAGTTGACCTGAATCATCAGAATCCAGCAGGGCGAAGGCACGAATGCGCTCAGGATCGATGTTGGACTGCGCGATCATGGCGCGCTTCGTGAAACCTAGGGTTCCTGAGGCGGGAACCTCGCGAAGTCTGGCGACCGCGTCCTCCGGGTAAAAATTGTCAGAGTTCACAACCAGCACACGGTCATCACCGGCAAATTCCTCGGCGGCTGCGACGGCGTCCGCAGTACCCAGAGGATGCTCCTGGACCGCATAGACAATCGATAACCGCGATTTTTCGCATGCGTCGTAGTAGTCCCGGATTACGTTGTGTTCAGGGCCGATCACCAGACAAAATTCGTCAAAGCCAGCGTCGGCTAGCGCTGAGATGACGTAGTCGAGAAATGGACGATCATCAAGACTGATCATTGCCTTGACGCCGGCTGAAGCAGCAGCTGCTTGGTCTGCTGTAAGGGAGACTCCCTCGACAGATTTGCGCATCCGCGTTCCCAAACCACGCGCCATGATGACGACCTTGTGAGGAGCCGTTTGTGCCACGGGATCGTGTGTCATGTGGGTAATCCTAGGAATCAGTTCGAGTCCGCGCGCAGATAGGGCAACATCCGGTCACCTAAGATGATCCTTTTCCATTTCTACCCGTCCGTCAGGGGACACATCAATCACGTATCCTAGCGACATGGTCACCGGTAGTAACGGCACCTCAGGCAAGAAATCGCAAGCTAGCACGCACACCTGGGCAATCCTCTTCTTCCTCGCCCTCATCGTCGTTATGCGGCATAGCGCCTTGGGTGCGCTCCTCAGCTTGGTGGTGGTCATGACGATCATCATGTGGGTCGTTCAAAGACAGAAGGCTCAGGCCAAACGAGTCAAAAACGGTGGGCACCACGAGTCCACCTCGGACAAGCAAAATCTGGGGAACCTGAACCCCAACCCCACAGACGACAAGAAGGTCATTGAACGCAGACCTCGATCATCAGCAAACAGGGCCGACAGCTTCTCCGCCTCTCCGGACAAGGGCCTGTTCGGTGGCTCCTTCGCTGCTCTGACCGATGCGTTGCCCGGCAACGTTGATGAGCCCGGTAAGCACATTGAACCCGCGCAACCTCAGCAACATCACCCAGCCCCGGAACGAGGGTCTTCGCAGCATCATGCTTATGCACCGCGCCCCTCCCATCAGCCTCCGGATTCCGTGAGTTTTCACGACCCCGAATCCCTTCGGCCTGAGATCTCTCGGCCCGGAGTCGAGCCAGCGACCAAGCCTGCCTCCCGTGTTCTGGCACCCGCCCCACCGATAAAAACCACAGCCCCGGCTCCTGCTGTCACTCAGAAAGCCGCCTCAACCGCTGCCCCGGCAAAAATCGCCCGCGGCAGCCGATTCGACGACAACCGAGGCGGATCGGCAGCTATTTCCATGACCCGTGAATCAGCTACGACAAGCCTGCACGAGGTCCCCGAATACAACGGTTCGTGCCTATCCACGTCTTCCCTCTTCGCGCAGCAATGACTGAATTAGCACAGCGGTAATCGGAAAACCCGCTCATTCGCGGTCCCGTCACGAGGAACAGCAAAATAAGTCTGACCTCCGGCGGACCGGGCATGATCCAGCCCCAACCCCCAGCGTGCTGACATTTTTCGCACTCGTGCAACGACCGGATCCGACAAGAAGACGGACCCCAACACAAGCAGCATGCACCTGGTCACAGACCCGACTTGCCGCTTCGTGCCGCTGCAACCACACCCCTATGGCGGCCCCAGAGCGCTGACCTGACGGTGTCGAGTACCAGCTCCGGGTTATCCCGAATCATATTCGGCGTGACCCGAATGACACGCAATCCAGCTCCAACCAACAGCGCATGGCGCCTGGCCGTCGCCTCGTAATCTGCCGGTCTCCCGTGAAAGGCGTAGCTATCGATCTCGACGACCACGTTCTCCTTCTTAAACCAGAGGTCCGGGAAGACGGCGTTCCCGTCAATCCACAACCTCTCGTTTGCCTTCCATCCACTGACCCGGTGGCGGCGGAACAACGCATGAATCTCCCGTTCAGCAACAGACCATGGACGGTCTAACAACTGCCGCAACACTCTTCTGACAACGCTGGATGGGGCCTTCCTTGCCAACTTAGGGCGAACTCCGCGAAGGTCTTCGGTAGCCACGTAGCCTTTCCGAAGGCATTCCGTGGCGGCCTCCCAGTCCCCACGCAACGCCAACCAAAAGCACGTGTAGGCACAGGTAGTACGCACACCGTACCGGTCCTCAATGACGGGCTCGCTCCCAGCGCGATGGAACCTTAACCATGGCCGACGCGAGCACCGGGGCATCGAATGTGGAACGATGACGTCAATCTCGGTCATCTTGAGGTCTCTCATCCCCGCCAGGTACAAAGCAGCTCTGCCAGTGAAGATCGCGCTCGGGCGCCACAACCTGACGGCTCGCATCCACGCCTCTGGGTGCCTAGCGGCCATAGCAGTCATGACGATTCTGGGCAGAGGTCTAATAACGTAACCTTCCCGTGCTGCCCGCCGCGCCTGCCGAGCGACTCGTCCCACTGAACTGATTTTGGCCACACCACCGTTGGCCTCCAGAATGTCAACTAACTCCATATCTTCAGTTGTCGTTTGAAGCCGGGTATTTTCGTCACCCAATTCGACATCTGTGGATAACTACCGCGGAAAATATTGGAGTTGTCCACAGGTTCCTTGAGGCGCCGCCCGCATCTCGCAAGCCCAAGCTCCCAGCCTCATAGACCGAATCCCTGGCCGCACCCTCCCCCTATGTGTCCGCGACCTCCCTGACCAAAAATCCCACCACCCCGCCACCTGTGACATCCCCGTGCAAAGTAGGCTTGCGACATGGCAGAGATGCGCATTGAGAAAGACAGCATGGGCGAGGTCGAAGTACCCGCCGAGCATTACTGGGGAGCCCAGACACAGCGTTCCCTCCACAACTTCGAGATCGGCCGTGACACCTTCGTTTGGGGCCGAGACATGATCCGTGCTCTCGGAACTCTCAAGAAGTCCGCGGCACTAGCCAACAAGGAACTGGGTGAGTTGCCGGGCGACGTTGCCGACCTCATCGTCCAGGCCGCCGACGAGGTCATCGCCGGAAAACTCGATGACGAGTTCCCGCTGGTGGTCTTCCAGACCGGTTCGGGCACCCAGTCCAACATGAACACCAACGAGGTCATCAGCAACCGTGCGATTGAGTTGGCCGGTGGCGAACGCGGGTCGAAGAAACCCGTCCACCCCAACGACCACGTCAACCGTGGCCAATCTTCCAACGATACCTTCCCGACGGCCATGCACATCGCCGTTGTGTGTGCCCTCAATAAGCGCCTCTACCCCGCCGTCCAGCAGCTTCGCGACACTCTCGACGAGAAGGCCAAAAAGTACGACGACGTCGTGATGGTCGGCCGCACCCACCTGCAGGACGCAACGCCGATCCGCCTCGGCCAGGTCATTAGTAGCTGGGTCGCCCAAATCGATTTCGCCCTCGACGGCATCCGCTACGCCGATTCACGCGCCCGTGAACTAGCCATCGGCGGCACCGCCGTCGGCACCGGCCTCAACGCCCACCCTGATTTCGGCCCGACCGTCGCTAAGCACGCGACCGAGGAGACTGGCATTGAGTTCAAGCAGGCCGACAACCTTTTCGCCGCGCTGAGCGCCCACGACGCCCTAGTACAAGTTTCGGGGTCGCTGCGTGTCCTCGCCGACGCCCTCATGAAGATTGCCAATGACGTCCGCTGGTACGCGTCTGGCCCCCGCAACGGTATCGGCGAACTCCTGATCCCCGAAAACGAGCCCGGCTCTTCGATCATGCCTGGCAAAGTCAATCCGACCCAGTGCGAGGCCATGACGATGGTCGCCACCCGCGTGTTCGGTAACGACGCGACAGTCGGCTTTGCCGGTTCTCAAGGCAACTTCCAGCTCAACGTGTTCAAGCCCGTCATGGCCCATGCCTGCCTGGAGTCGATCCGCCTTATCGCCGATTCGTGCATCAGCTTCGACAAACATTGCGCCTACGGCATCGAGCCAAACCCCGACAAAATCAAGGAGAACCTCGACAAGAACCTCATGCAGGTCACGGCTCTCAACCGTCACATCGGTTACGACCTGGCTTCGAAGATCGCTAAGAACGCTCACCATAAGGGCATCAGCCTGCGGGAGTCCGCTCTGACGGTCGGCGGCATGAGCGAGGAGGATTTCGACAAGTGGGTCGTCCCCGCCGACATGACTCACCCCAGCGCCGCTGAATGATTTTCATCGCCACGACGACACGTCGGGCCGGTCACTGCATCGACAGTGACCGGCCCGACGTTTTTGTGCACAGAGAGGAGGAAAACCCGGGACACGGACCGTTTCGAGGGCACGATGTTCCGTCGGAATTGCACACCGAGCGCGACCACCGAAAATGGGGAAACCCGCCCCGACAAGGACCTACGTAGCGTGAGTCCATGCACACCTGATGTGTGGGGCATCACCCCTTGACAGCTCCAGCAGCAAGTCCGGACTGCCAGTAACGCTGGAGGACGAGGAACAAAATCACCAATGGGACCACTCCGATGACGGAAGCGAGCATCACGGCGCCCTTGTCCGGAGCGAAATAGGCCATCATGCCGTACAGTCCCTGAGTCACCGGCTGCAAGTTCTCATCAGTGATCATCATCAGCGGTAGCAAGAAGTTGTTCCACGTCGCAACAAAAATGAACAGAAAGATCGTCACCATGGCCGGGGCCAGCAGACGCAGCACCATAGTGGAGAAGATCCGGAGCTCTCCCGCCCCGTCAATACGGGCGGCTTCGAGGAGCTCCATTGGCACCGACGAATCGGCGTAGACATTGCCGAGGAACACCCCAAACGGGCTGACCATCGATGGGATGATCATTGCCCACATGGTGTTGACCAGGTGCATCTTGATAAATAGCAAGTACAACGGAACGGTAAGCAACGCCACCGGCATGAGCAGGCCAACCATGATGACGACGAGCAGCACTCGGCGCCCCGGGAACCGGAATTTTGATATCACATATCCACAGGAGACAGAAATAAGCGTCCCAACGACTCCAGACACCGTTGAGTACAGCAATGAGTTGAGCACCCATCTCGGAAACATCCCCTTGGTCCAGGCCATGAGAGAGTGCCAGTTGGCGGCCCAGTTGAACTCGCCGAAGGCGAACCCAGAAGTGCTCACCAGATCGGTGTTGTTCTTGGTAGACGCGATGACCAGCCAGATGATAGGCAGCAAAAAGTAGCAAGCTACAACGGCCAAGATCACCCATGTGATTGTCCGGGCCGCCTTGGAGGGGGCAATCGATCGAGGCGGGAGACCATCCAATGAGGGGCGGTAAGGGATGCCATCCTTGGTGACGGCGGTCTTGCCGTGTGCCATGTCAGTCCGCCTTCCTCTGGACCAGGGCGTAGATCATTGCGAGCACCCCGGCGACCAAAGCCATCATGATGGACACCGCCGAGGCCGGACCGGCCCCGCTCGGGCTAATATTTCCGTTCATAGTGTTGTAAGCCATCATCATGGGCGTGTAATCACGCGGCATCCAAGTCGCAACGGTGGCCAAAACGGTCGGCTCGTTGAACAATTGCACAGTACCGATGATGGACAGCAGGACTGCCAACATAGCCGCGCCTCGAACCATTGGGATCTTAATTTTCGTCATGATCTCCCAACCGGAGGCGCCGTCGATACGTGCGGCCTCGTAGAGATCCGAGGGAATCGCCTGTAGGGCAGCTAAGAAGATCAACATGTTGTAGCCGGTAAAGGTCCACGTCGTCATATTGGCCATTGATGCGAGGATGACGTGAGAACTTAAGAGACTGAAGTTCAAATGTCCCGCGAAAGG
Protein-coding regions in this window:
- a CDS encoding carbohydrate ABC transporter permease: MASRKARHEALTGWLFALPFTIVFIIVFVAPIIESIRAGFHKQVAEGGGLYGGGRTVEKFVGLENFQDVCTNPAFWHGIGRVMLFGVFQIPIMILAALFLALVIDSYLVRHLGFWRLSYFLPYAIPGLVAAIMWAYLYVPEISPFAGHLNFSLLSSHVILASMANMTTWTFTGYNMLIFLAALQAIPSDLYEAARIDGASGWEIMTKIKIPMVRGAAMLAVLLSIIGTVQLFNEPTVLATVATWMPRDYTPMMMAYNTMNGNISPSGAGPASAVSIMMALVAGVLAMIYALVQRKAD